The following proteins come from a genomic window of Acetivibrio cellulolyticus CD2:
- the rpmE gene encoding 50S ribosomal protein L31, which translates to MREGIHPNYQQTVIKCACGATYNTGSTKKDVHVEICANCHPFFTGKQKLIDAGGRVDKFKKRFGIVDKE; encoded by the coding sequence GTGAGAGAAGGTATACATCCAAATTATCAACAAACTGTTATAAAGTGTGCTTGCGGTGCGACTTACAATACTGGTTCAACCAAAAAAGACGTGCACGTTGAAATCTGTGCAAATTGCCACCCTTTCTTTACAGGTAAGCAAAAACTTATAGATGCTGGTGGACGTGTTGATAAGTTCAAAAAGAGATTTGGTATCGTTGATAAAGAATAA
- the rho gene encoding transcription termination factor Rho, with protein MEGINLMDKTLEDLRYIAKMMGLKNLSKYKKNELIEIIYKSGNGEIIGAMPVSDQDSVNASEANNVDFAGEDVENSKGIEKQIEVKQDENVADTDDSPVVLRKSKRGRPKANKFSEEKIEPEVELDIKEENIKLDTEAKKDNVIKEEKQEKQEKQEKQEKQEKQEKQDIIIKKDDVIKQDNVVKSEAPKKVETIINDNAKKEEKVEVPQKVEFEAKPVKEMPQENENARPKPPFKYQEQRKENENAPQANGFEKIESDDPVEGVLEVLPDGYGFLRSDNYLSGPKDVYVSPSQIRRFNLKTGDKIKGKGRIPKEGEKFQALLYVQTVNGDPPEVATKRVAFEYLTPIYPDQRITLETAPRELSTRLIDLIAPIGKGQRGMIVSPPKAGKTILLKKIANSITANYPDIELIVLLIDERPEEVTDMQRSIKGEVIYSTFDEVPEHHIKVAEMVLERAQRLVEQKKDVVILLDSITRLARAYNLTIPPTGRTLSGGLDPGALHKPKRFFGAARNIEHGGSLTIMATALIETGSRMDDVIFEEFKGTGNMELHLDRRLSEMRIFPAIDINKSGTRREELLLDQKELESVWAVRKAMSNMGTAQVTEMIINRLIQTKTNIEFVGSINVEFDKK; from the coding sequence ATGGAAGGTATTAATCTTATGGATAAAACGCTTGAGGATTTGCGCTATATAGCAAAGATGATGGGACTAAAAAATTTATCCAAATACAAAAAAAATGAACTTATCGAAATAATATATAAATCTGGCAACGGGGAAATAATTGGAGCTATGCCTGTAAGTGATCAGGATTCTGTAAATGCCTCTGAAGCTAATAATGTGGATTTTGCAGGTGAGGACGTTGAAAATTCAAAAGGCATAGAAAAACAAATTGAAGTCAAGCAAGATGAAAATGTTGCAGACACAGATGATTCTCCTGTAGTTCTGAGAAAGTCAAAACGCGGAAGGCCAAAGGCTAACAAATTTTCTGAAGAAAAGATTGAGCCTGAAGTTGAGCTTGATATTAAAGAAGAAAATATAAAGCTAGATACAGAGGCAAAAAAGGATAATGTTATAAAGGAAGAAAAACAAGAAAAACAAGAAAAGCAAGAAAAGCAAGAAAAGCAAGAAAAGCAAGAAAAGCAAGACATCATAATTAAGAAAGATGATGTAATTAAACAAGATAATGTTGTCAAATCAGAAGCACCAAAAAAAGTAGAAACTATTATTAACGATAATGCCAAGAAGGAAGAAAAGGTAGAAGTACCACAGAAAGTTGAGTTTGAGGCAAAACCAGTTAAAGAAATGCCGCAGGAAAATGAAAACGCCAGACCTAAACCACCATTCAAATATCAGGAACAGAGAAAAGAAAATGAAAATGCTCCGCAAGCAAACGGGTTTGAGAAAATTGAAAGCGATGATCCTGTAGAAGGTGTTTTAGAAGTATTACCTGATGGCTATGGTTTCTTAAGAAGCGATAATTATCTTTCAGGTCCTAAAGATGTTTATGTATCACCATCACAAATCAGACGTTTTAATCTCAAAACAGGAGATAAAATAAAGGGAAAAGGGCGTATACCCAAGGAAGGTGAAAAGTTCCAGGCGTTGCTATATGTCCAAACAGTTAATGGAGATCCACCTGAGGTTGCGACAAAGAGAGTTGCGTTTGAGTATTTAACACCTATATACCCTGATCAGAGGATTACCCTTGAAACAGCGCCCAGGGAGTTGTCAACCAGATTAATTGACTTGATAGCACCTATAGGTAAGGGACAACGTGGAATGATTGTTTCACCTCCAAAAGCCGGTAAAACAATTCTCTTAAAGAAAATAGCAAATTCTATAACTGCAAATTACCCTGATATAGAGCTTATAGTTTTGCTTATAGATGAGCGTCCTGAGGAAGTAACAGATATGCAGCGTTCCATAAAAGGTGAGGTAATATACTCCACTTTTGATGAGGTTCCGGAGCATCACATAAAAGTTGCTGAGATGGTACTTGAAAGAGCGCAGAGGCTTGTTGAGCAAAAGAAGGATGTTGTAATACTTCTTGATAGTATAACAAGACTTGCAAGAGCATATAACCTTACAATACCACCGACAGGAAGAACTTTGTCAGGAGGTCTTGATCCCGGTGCACTCCACAAGCCAAAAAGATTTTTTGGAGCTGCAAGAAATATCGAGCATGGTGGAAGTCTCACAATTATGGCTACAGCTCTTATCGAAACAGGCAGCAGGATGGATGATGTAATATTTGAAGAATTTAAGGGAACTGGTAACATGGAGCTTCACTTAGACAGAAGGTTGTCAGAAATGAGGATATTCCCTGCGATAGATATTAATAAATCCGGAACACGTAGAGAAGAACTGTTGCTTGACCAAAAAGAGCTTGAAAGTGTATGGGCTGTGAGAAAAGCAATGAGTAATATGGGAACAGCTCAAGTTACTGAAATGATTATTAACAGATTAATACAAACCAAGACAAATATAGAATTTGTTGGAAGCATCAATGTTGAATTCGATAAAAAATAG
- a CDS encoding CPBP family intramembrane glutamic endopeptidase: protein MENIMGGNFYVTFLAVGILAPIMEEIIFRGFILNELRKIMPAAAAIIVQAVLFGVIHFNIVQSSYAFVTGVVLGIVFVATKSLFAPIIIHLSFNTLNVILSEITINQQLEQYSLIILVASFLISLSSIYILWVKQKNINGIE, encoded by the coding sequence ATGGAAAATATAATGGGCGGAAACTTCTATGTTACCTTTTTAGCCGTTGGTATACTGGCTCCTATTATGGAAGAAATAATATTCAGAGGTTTTATTTTGAATGAGCTCAGAAAAATTATGCCTGCTGCAGCAGCAATAATTGTGCAGGCAGTTTTGTTTGGAGTAATACATTTTAATATTGTGCAAAGCTCCTATGCCTTTGTGACGGGAGTAGTTCTGGGTATTGTTTTCGTAGCTACCAAATCCCTGTTTGCTCCAATAATAATACATTTATCATTTAATACCCTTAACGTAATATTGAGTGAAATAACTATAAACCAACAATTAGAACAATACAGCCTGATTATACTAGTCGCTAGCTTTCTGATCTCTTTATCGTCAATATATATTCTATGGGTGAAACAAAAAAACATAAATGGCATTGAGTAA
- a CDS encoding Dph6-related ATP pyrophosphatase, which produces MSKNTSKFVASFSGGKDSMLAIWRAIKQGMVPLELITTYNIDAKVSWFHGVPDELLMKIRDSIGIPINLVRTSGDEYAANFENALKKAKECGAEVCVFGDIDLEVHRTWCTDRCDAAGIEAYFPLWNESRESLVYEFIDSGFKAIIKVVDNKKLSPEFIGSLLTRETVNKIKESGADMCGENGEYHTFVYDGPLFKEPVNYKINDAMIFENYTLLDINI; this is translated from the coding sequence ATGAGCAAAAATACAAGTAAATTTGTTGCGTCATTTAGTGGCGGAAAAGATAGCATGCTTGCTATATGGAGGGCTATAAAACAGGGAATGGTACCCTTAGAGTTAATTACGACTTATAATATAGATGCCAAAGTTTCGTGGTTTCACGGGGTACCAGATGAATTGCTTATGAAAATTCGGGATTCTATTGGGATTCCAATAAATCTTGTTAGGACTTCAGGGGATGAATATGCCGCTAATTTCGAAAATGCGCTAAAAAAAGCAAAAGAATGCGGTGCTGAAGTTTGTGTATTTGGTGATATAGACCTTGAGGTACATCGTACATGGTGCACAGACAGGTGTGATGCTGCTGGGATAGAAGCTTATTTTCCGCTTTGGAATGAGAGCAGGGAAAGTCTTGTATACGAGTTTATTGATAGCGGTTTTAAAGCTATAATAAAAGTAGTTGATAACAAAAAACTATCCCCAGAGTTTATAGGTAGTTTGTTGACAAGGGAGACAGTTAATAAAATAAAAGAATCAGGTGCAGATATGTGTGGTGAAAACGGAGAATACCATACATTTGTATATGATGGCCCTTTGTTCAAAGAGCCTGTAAATTATAAAATAAATGATGCGATGATTTTTGAAAACTATACATTATTAGACATCAATATTTAA
- a CDS encoding ABC transporter ATP-binding protein, which translates to MLKLENVRCGYEETEVLKGVSFDVREGEKICIIGPNGCGKTTLLKAIAGLIKSEGKIFLSGIPLNKMKRSQIASKIAILRQNEAIYFSYTVFETVMLGRYLHMKGGIFGGPTKTDSDFVLDCLEKVGVIDLKDRQIDTLSGGQLQRVFLAKALAQEPSLILLDEPTNHLDLKFQIELVEYLKQWAKKDGHSVIGVLHDINLAMHFADKILLLADGKGALYGDAHMFTDGRLLEEIYHMDIKSYMQESLKMWGTR; encoded by the coding sequence GTGTTAAAGCTTGAAAATGTCAGATGTGGATATGAGGAAACTGAAGTTCTAAAGGGAGTATCTTTCGACGTGAGAGAAGGTGAAAAAATTTGCATAATTGGCCCTAATGGCTGTGGCAAAACTACACTTCTTAAGGCTATTGCAGGTCTCATTAAAAGTGAAGGCAAAATTTTTCTGTCCGGTATTCCTCTAAACAAAATGAAAAGATCACAAATTGCTTCAAAGATAGCTATTTTAAGGCAGAACGAGGCAATATATTTCTCATATACAGTATTTGAGACTGTTATGCTGGGGAGGTATCTCCATATGAAAGGGGGAATATTTGGAGGGCCAACAAAAACTGACAGTGATTTTGTACTTGATTGTCTTGAAAAAGTCGGAGTTATAGACTTAAAAGACAGGCAAATAGATACTCTATCAGGTGGACAACTTCAGAGAGTATTCCTTGCAAAAGCTTTAGCTCAGGAACCTAGCTTGATTTTACTGGACGAACCGACAAATCATCTTGATTTGAAGTTTCAGATTGAGCTTGTAGAATATTTGAAGCAGTGGGCAAAAAAGGACGGTCATTCGGTAATTGGCGTACTTCATGATATAAACCTTGCAATGCATTTTGCAGATAAGATATTGCTGCTCGCTGACGGGAAGGGTGCACTATATGGAGATGCGCATATGTTTACAGATGGGAGATTGTTAGAAGAAATTTATCATATGGATATAAAAAGTTATATGCAAGAATCATTAAAAATGTGGGGGACCAGATGA
- a CDS encoding FecCD family ABC transporter permease, with product MKLKIILALVVSIIICILGVAIGSAMIPFYEILAVITNKVLGASGAVNIDKITASIIWDIRIPRVLMAFGVGAALAVSGAIMQSTLKNPLASSYTLGVSSGAALGAGIVMITGITIPMLGLFTLPTVGLICGLLTVLGAMGFAAGVDRNMETNTIILTGMVFTLFVNAMLTIISSLNREDAQRLIMWQFGSFSQKDWRYVILFLPVAIVLIIVTMFFVRELDILTFGEEHAKAAGVETTKVKWILLVLVSALTGCAVSFTGIIGFIDLVAPHIVRKLFGSSHRVVIPLSALFGGTFMVCADLIARTIISPSELPVGAVTALIGAPFFAYIYFSGRKRR from the coding sequence ATGAAATTAAAGATAATTTTAGCATTAGTAGTAAGTATTATTATTTGCATATTGGGTGTTGCCATAGGCAGCGCTATGATTCCATTTTATGAAATTCTTGCGGTAATTACAAATAAGGTGTTAGGTGCAAGTGGGGCTGTTAATATCGATAAAATCACAGCATCTATTATTTGGGATATACGTATTCCAAGAGTGCTGATGGCATTTGGGGTAGGTGCAGCTTTGGCGGTCAGTGGTGCTATAATGCAATCAACACTAAAAAATCCACTTGCTTCATCATACACGCTGGGTGTTTCATCAGGTGCTGCCCTTGGTGCAGGTATTGTCATGATAACAGGCATTACGATTCCTATGCTTGGGCTTTTCACTCTTCCGACAGTTGGGCTGATTTGCGGCTTGCTGACCGTTTTAGGTGCTATGGGATTTGCTGCTGGTGTGGATAGAAATATGGAAACGAATACTATTATTCTTACAGGAATGGTGTTTACACTATTTGTAAATGCAATGCTTACAATAATATCTTCGCTGAACAGGGAAGATGCCCAGAGACTTATAATGTGGCAATTTGGCAGTTTCTCACAGAAAGATTGGAGATATGTGATTTTATTTTTGCCGGTTGCCATAGTGCTGATAATTGTGACAATGTTTTTTGTAAGGGAATTGGATATTTTGACTTTCGGTGAAGAGCATGCAAAAGCTGCAGGGGTTGAAACTACTAAAGTGAAATGGATTCTGCTCGTGTTGGTGTCGGCATTGACTGGCTGTGCAGTTTCTTTTACAGGCATAATCGGATTTATAGATCTTGTAGCTCCCCATATTGTCAGGAAATTATTCGGTTCGAGTCATCGGGTTGTTATTCCGCTTTCGGCACTATTTGGAGGTACATTTATGGTATGTGCCGACCTTATAGCGAGAACAATAATTTCTCCATCGGAGCTCCCGGTTGGTGCGGTAACAGCGCTAATTGGTGCACCATTTTTTGCATACATATATTTTTCGGGGAGAAAGAGGAGATAA
- a CDS encoding ABC transporter substrate-binding protein, producing the protein MKKILLLLTAAVLAFSFISCSKNPNTPDRNVTEPESNVANASGTLPTKDPAGNDIVVPKNVNRIISMAPAITETIVELGLGDKIIAIDKNAKGISGLKEGISEFDMMAPDLEKMMSLKPDMVLTSGMSEVDSTKEPFKALKDAGLCVVVIPTSNSIEAIKSDIKFIADATGTSAKGKEIIENMEMEIANIAQVGKSIDNKKTVYFEIAADPNMYSFGSEVFLNEIIELVGAKNVFADQKSWISVSNEAVVSKNPDIILTNVNYMKEPVKEIKARKGWENMKALKNGDVYYIDNSASSLPNQNIVKAMKEIAKAIYPDKY; encoded by the coding sequence ATGAAAAAAATATTATTGTTATTAACAGCTGCTGTTTTGGCATTTAGCTTTATATCATGCAGCAAAAACCCAAATACTCCAGATAGAAATGTAACTGAGCCGGAAAGTAATGTTGCCAACGCTTCCGGTACTTTGCCGACAAAGGATCCGGCAGGAAACGATATAGTAGTTCCGAAGAATGTAAATAGAATTATTTCGATGGCACCGGCCATCACTGAAACAATTGTAGAACTTGGACTAGGTGATAAAATAATCGCTATAGATAAAAATGCAAAAGGTATCAGTGGGTTGAAAGAGGGAATTTCTGAATTTGATATGATGGCACCGGATCTGGAAAAAATGATGAGCTTAAAACCAGATATGGTTTTGACTTCCGGAATGAGTGAGGTTGATAGTACAAAAGAACCGTTCAAGGCATTAAAGGATGCAGGTTTGTGTGTTGTAGTAATTCCTACGAGCAATTCAATTGAGGCAATCAAATCGGATATAAAGTTCATCGCAGATGCGACTGGAACTTCTGCAAAAGGTAAGGAAATAATTGAAAACATGGAAATGGAAATAGCTAACATAGCACAAGTGGGTAAGAGCATTGATAATAAAAAGACTGTTTATTTTGAAATAGCAGCCGATCCAAATATGTACAGCTTTGGTTCGGAAGTTTTCTTAAATGAGATTATAGAACTTGTTGGAGCAAAAAATGTATTTGCAGATCAGAAAAGCTGGATAAGTGTGAGCAACGAAGCTGTTGTTTCTAAAAACCCGGATATTATTCTGACGAATGTAAATTATATGAAGGAACCAGTTAAAGAAATTAAGGCAAGAAAAGGATGGGAAAACATGAAGGCATTGAAGAACGGAGATGTTTATTACATTGACAATTCTGCAAGTTCGCTGCCAAATCAAAATATCGTAAAGGCTATGAAGGAAATTGCAAAGGCAATATATCCCGACAAATATTAA
- a CDS encoding polysaccharide deacetylase family protein — MNSKKWFLYFLFGAIAALLIACSINFFIDPFGVFGDPVLKWYGYNITNNPRTGKIAYIDEHHNEYNSYIIGSSKTSSISPELLNKYYKDAKFYNMFMYGADLAHVEKTLKYLIDHYEVKNIVLNLGISELEKYNNETTDEKEELHAEVSGKPLMNFYLKYLTLNPSYSFEKIQAYISRDLMDKPNKYDVFLPQTGVYNKTKRDTENIPNINDYISQIGSNSFRNYDKFQTSKADKCLESIQRISDYCKAKDINLKVISSPNYDSELHAFNLEKVKDYWIRLSRITDFWNFSGYNEISKDPRYFYDSVHFRNLAGQMMLGKIFNDKDIYYPENFGVYMTKDNANELCNKILTPNNGFTSCLLSEKNTETVKVPILMYHHIVKDNESKNSATVSISKFRNDMEEIKRAGYTAIFVKDLISYVDGVAKLPEKPIAITFDDGYKSNYDYAFPILKELNMKATISIIGWSVGRDKRINSNEPILPHFNYQEALEMLQSGVIDIQSHSYNLHESTDKYPRRGSDIISNETTKDYCNVLVKDNEMEVKSMEENLKISPTVFTYPYGLSNILSEQIYKDLGYRATVVIGNKVSKIQKGNPYTLYGLNRIDVSEDISGEKLVEMIAKESDK, encoded by the coding sequence ATGAACTCAAAAAAATGGTTTTTGTATTTTTTATTTGGAGCTATAGCAGCATTATTAATTGCTTGTTCGATAAATTTTTTCATAGATCCTTTTGGTGTTTTTGGAGATCCCGTTTTAAAATGGTATGGGTATAATATTACTAATAATCCTAGGACTGGAAAGATTGCATATATTGATGAGCACCATAATGAATATAATTCTTATATAATTGGAAGCTCAAAAACTAGTTCAATATCACCGGAACTGCTAAATAAATACTACAAGGATGCAAAGTTTTATAATATGTTTATGTATGGTGCAGATCTTGCACATGTTGAAAAAACATTAAAATACTTAATAGATCATTATGAGGTAAAAAATATAGTTCTAAATTTAGGAATAAGTGAATTGGAAAAGTACAATAATGAAACTACTGATGAAAAAGAGGAATTGCATGCAGAAGTTTCGGGAAAGCCATTGATGAATTTTTATTTAAAGTACTTAACTCTAAATCCTAGCTATAGTTTTGAAAAAATACAAGCTTATATATCAAGAGATTTAATGGATAAGCCCAATAAATATGATGTTTTTTTGCCTCAGACAGGTGTTTATAACAAGACGAAAAGGGATACTGAAAATATCCCAAATATTAATGACTATATAAGTCAAATTGGAAGCAACTCTTTCAGAAATTATGATAAATTTCAGACCAGTAAGGCAGATAAATGCTTGGAATCAATTCAAAGGATTAGTGACTATTGTAAAGCAAAAGATATTAATTTAAAAGTGATAAGCTCTCCTAACTATGATTCAGAGCTTCATGCATTTAACCTCGAAAAAGTAAAGGATTACTGGATTAGACTGAGTAGAATAACTGATTTTTGGAATTTCTCTGGCTATAATGAAATTAGTAAGGATCCCCGCTATTTCTATGATTCTGTTCACTTCAGAAATCTAGCAGGTCAGATGATGCTGGGTAAAATCTTTAATGATAAAGATATTTATTATCCTGAAAACTTTGGAGTTTATATGACAAAGGACAATGCTAATGAATTGTGCAACAAAATCCTAACACCCAATAATGGCTTTACAAGCTGTTTATTATCTGAAAAAAATACTGAAACGGTTAAGGTTCCTATTCTTATGTATCATCACATTGTAAAGGATAATGAGTCTAAAAACTCAGCAACTGTTTCTATTTCAAAATTTAGAAATGACATGGAGGAAATAAAAAGAGCAGGATATACAGCTATATTTGTCAAAGATTTGATATCATACGTTGATGGAGTTGCAAAATTACCGGAAAAGCCTATTGCAATAACTTTTGATGATGGTTATAAAAGTAACTATGACTATGCTTTTCCTATTCTTAAGGAACTAAATATGAAAGCAACAATAAGCATTATTGGTTGGTCAGTTGGGAGAGACAAGAGAATAAATTCCAATGAACCTATTTTACCACATTTTAATTACCAGGAAGCCCTTGAAATGTTACAATCCGGTGTGATAGATATTCAAAGCCACAGCTATAATTTGCATGAGAGTACCGATAAGTATCCTCGAAGAGGTAGTGATATAATATCTAATGAAACTACTAAAGATTACTGCAATGTTCTTGTGAAGGATAATGAAATGGAAGTAAAAAGTATGGAAGAAAATTTAAAAATAAGTCCAACAGTTTTTACTTATCCATATGGCTTGTCCAACATTTTATCAGAGCAGATTTATAAAGATTTAGGCTATAGAGCCACTGTGGTTATTGGCAATAAAGTAAGCAAAATTCAAAAGGGCAATCCTTATACTCTTTATGGTTTAAATCGCATAGATGTCTCTGAAGACATTTCCGGTGAAAAGCTGGTTGAAATGATTGCTAAAGAGAGTGATAAATAA
- a CDS encoding transposase, protein MVKLYKQISFADTFEECKDVFQNNKPKFLKLLSQHLDLSSLIPQDFYWSYHKTLGRDRKYSLSSMLSALVLQKILGIPTVSLLIIFLNLCHEAREFCGLPDVPHNSQFTRFKQDFVIYLENFFNHLVDITEPICQEINTTLASTIAYDTSGIETFVTENNPKFINSIIKKLKAFYKDKPDVDVYKMAYSLMPSSASANKE, encoded by the coding sequence ATGGTAAAACTTTATAAACAAATTTCTTTTGCTGACACATTCGAAGAATGTAAAGATGTTTTTCAAAATAATAAGCCAAAATTTCTTAAGCTACTCTCACAACATCTTGATTTATCTTCGCTTATACCACAGGATTTTTATTGGTCTTACCACAAAACTCTAGGGAGAGACCGTAAATATTCACTCTCTTCAATGCTTTCAGCATTAGTTCTGCAGAAAATTCTTGGCATTCCTACAGTTTCGCTACTCATTATTTTTCTTAATTTATGCCATGAAGCCCGTGAATTCTGTGGCCTTCCAGACGTCCCTCATAACTCTCAGTTTACACGGTTCAAACAAGATTTCGTTATTTACCTGGAAAACTTCTTTAACCACCTTGTAGATATTACAGAACCTATTTGCCAGGAAATTAACACTACTCTTGCATCCACTATCGCTTATGATACTTCAGGTATTGAAACCTTTGTAACTGAGAATAACCCAAAGTTCATAAATTCTATCATAAAAAAACTCAAGGCTTTCTACAAGGACAAGCCTGATGTCGATGTATATAAAATGGCTTATAGCCTTATGCCTTCTTCAGCCTCTGCAAACAAAGAA
- a CDS encoding MBOAT family O-acyltransferase, translating to MLFSSYEFIFMFLPIVLVVFFGLNFAKVNKVAQQIFLIAVSLYFYYKGCGNFIVIFIAQILFNYIIGTLLLRIKANKIVRLIIMWVALAENVGILFYYKYTYFFANLSNKLFNSHFSMSIILLPLGISFFTFRIISYIVDCYNRKAEHYTLIEYLLFITFFPALTIGPIVRHNEIIPQFKDNKIYKFDLDNFKKGIFIFSIGLSKKVLIATPLLSFTNNAFNINSNHNPLILWIGMFTNLFAFYFDFSGYTDMAIGISRFFNIELVENFNSPYKARNIQDYWRRWHITLTRFLTDYIFSYIYKPGSGIAIFCLGTMITFLISGFWHGAGINYIIWGLLHGLSMCIIALLALKSSKKYLMNKKAARFITMAALTFLASLYATDGLRNYYKVLKTLVNFNYFKSLGLMGSAKDILLTISSNSYTIIILLLSVYICFYTSNTKELTKKFENNSRYPIYAGILMLLSLFGLGATSSFIYFKF from the coding sequence ATGCTTTTTTCATCATATGAATTTATTTTTATGTTTCTGCCAATAGTATTGGTTGTTTTTTTTGGTTTAAATTTTGCAAAGGTGAATAAGGTAGCTCAACAAATATTTTTGATTGCTGTATCTCTTTATTTTTATTATAAAGGATGCGGGAATTTTATTGTGATTTTTATAGCTCAAATACTATTTAATTATATAATTGGCACGTTGCTTCTAAGGATTAAAGCAAACAAAATAGTAAGACTTATAATAATGTGGGTAGCATTAGCAGAAAATGTGGGTATTCTATTTTATTATAAGTATACTTATTTCTTTGCTAATTTATCAAATAAATTATTTAATTCACATTTTTCGATGAGCATTATCCTTTTACCGTTAGGTATTTCATTCTTTACTTTTCGTATAATATCATATATTGTTGATTGCTATAACAGAAAAGCAGAACATTATACACTAATCGAATACCTATTATTTATTACTTTTTTTCCTGCACTGACAATTGGTCCTATAGTACGCCATAATGAAATAATTCCGCAGTTTAAAGATAATAAGATATATAAATTCGATTTGGATAATTTCAAAAAAGGAATATTTATTTTTTCAATAGGCTTAAGTAAAAAAGTGCTGATTGCGACACCTTTGTTGAGCTTCACCAATAATGCGTTTAATATAAATAGTAATCACAATCCACTAATACTATGGATAGGTATGTTTACAAATTTGTTTGCATTCTATTTCGATTTTTCCGGATATACAGATATGGCAATAGGTATATCACGATTTTTTAATATAGAGCTTGTAGAGAATTTTAATTCCCCTTACAAGGCAAGGAATATTCAGGACTATTGGAGAAGGTGGCATATTACCCTTACCAGATTTTTAACTGATTATATTTTTAGCTATATATATAAGCCCGGTTCCGGTATAGCTATATTTTGTCTGGGCACTATGATTACGTTTTTAATTTCGGGATTTTGGCATGGAGCAGGAATTAATTATATTATTTGGGGCTTGCTGCATGGATTATCAATGTGCATTATTGCACTTTTAGCATTGAAATCAAGTAAAAAATATTTAATGAACAAAAAGGCAGCAAGATTTATAACAATGGCAGCCTTAACCTTCTTAGCATCTTTGTATGCCACTGATGGGCTTAGAAATTATTATAAAGTTTTGAAAACTCTTGTTAATTTTAATTATTTTAAAAGTTTAGGATTAATGGGGTCTGCAAAGGATATCTTATTAACTATTAGTAGTAACTCTTATACAATAATTATTTTACTTTTATCTGTATATATTTGTTTTTATACAAGTAATACCAAAGAATTGACAAAGAAATTTGAGAATAATAGCAGGTACCCAATTTATGCAGGTATACTAATGTTATTATCACTGTTTGGTTTAGGGGCAACTTCCAGCTTTATATATTTTAAGTTTTGA
- a CDS encoding acyl carrier protein: MLDKQSIEKKVVELLSNRFEIPFGDDVDYDTDLFKDGFIDSIESVVVISNFEKTFGISISPKDLIDNSMNTVNEMVAFISKILGE; the protein is encoded by the coding sequence TTGTTGGACAAACAAAGCATAGAGAAGAAAGTTGTAGAATTATTAAGTAATCGATTTGAAATACCTTTTGGGGATGATGTAGATTATGATACGGATCTTTTTAAGGATGGTTTTATCGATTCAATAGAATCAGTAGTTGTTATTAGTAATTTTGAGAAAACTTTTGGCATTTCCATTTCTCCAAAAGATTTAATTGATAATTCAATGAATACCGTAAACGAAATGGTTGCGTTCATATCAAAGATACTAGGTGAATAA
- a CDS encoding GNAT family N-acetyltransferase translates to MMEPSIRVITEEDVDCVFDMYVQLYEYLNQKGFVYKLNTSHLKENIVDYINSKFTKIFVAELDNNILGFIMVSVSKINSKFIYENTRYTGNIVDLFVKEESRGCSIGKLLIDEANRFFKELDIKLVQVNTMVNNVGGINFYKKIGFKEDYISFISIL, encoded by the coding sequence ATGATGGAGCCTAGTATTAGAGTTATCACAGAAGAGGATGTAGATTGTGTATTTGATATGTATGTACAGCTTTATGAATACTTGAATCAAAAAGGGTTTGTATACAAATTAAATACCTCGCACTTGAAAGAGAATATTGTAGATTATATTAATTCAAAGTTTACAAAGATATTTGTAGCTGAGTTAGACAATAATATACTTGGCTTTATTATGGTTTCTGTATCAAAAATAAATTCCAAGTTTATTTATGAAAATACCAGATATACAGGCAATATAGTAGACTTATTTGTCAAGGAAGAGAGCAGAGGCTGTTCTATAGGGAAATTACTTATAGACGAGGCAAATAGATTTTTTAAAGAACTGGATATTAAATTAGTACAGGTAAACACAATGGTTAATAATGTGGGTGGTATTAATTTTTATAAAAAAATAGGATTTAAAGAAGATTATATTTCTTTCATAAGTATTTTATAA